A window of the Candidatus Margulisiibacteriota bacterium genome harbors these coding sequences:
- a CDS encoding glycosyltransferase WbuB, translated as MTILYFHQHFTTPSIGGGTRSYEFARKLIERGHHVTMVCGETAK; from the coding sequence ATGACAATACTTTATTTCCATCAACATTTCACGACTCCTTCTATTGGCGGAGGGACACGCTCCTATGAATTTGCCCGTAAGCTGATTGAGCGGGGACATCATGTGACCATGGTATGTGGTGAGACGGCGAAGT